TATACCATCTTTTTCAATTGTGGCGTTCCATTCATATGAACAGTAGTAATCATCTCCGTTAAAATAAATATCAAGCATTCCGTTATCTCCCATTTTCACACTCACTAGTCCATTTTCGTAGGGAATTGGCATCTGGTAGTGAAAGATAAGTAAAAATGCTCCTAATAATACAGCTATTGCACATATAACTGAAACAGCTGATATTATAAGATTTTTTCTGAGCAGCTTCTTTTTTATTCCTTTTAATATATCAGATTTTACTTGCTCTGCTGATTTCTCAGCATTAGTTTTAATGAAATTACTATTCATATCATCAAGATATTTTTGGCAGGTATCACACTCTAGTAAGTGTTCCTCGACAATGGTACGACTTTCCTTACTGCAAATATTATCATGGTAGAGTGGTAGTAAGTCTTTAACTATTTCACAGGAAATTTTCATTTTAACCTCCCCTTGACTTTAATCTTCGCACGATGAAATGTGACTCTTGCCCAACTTTCTGTTTTTTCAAAAAGCTCAGCA
This genomic interval from Clostridium kluyveri contains the following:
- a CDS encoding zf-HC2 domain-containing protein, with protein sequence MKISCEIVKDLLPLYHDNICSKESRTIVEEHLLECDTCQKYLDDMNSNFIKTNAEKSAEQVKSDILKGIKKKLLRKNLIISAVSVICAIAVLLGAFLLIFHYQMPIPYENGLVSVKMGDNGMLDIYFNGDDYYCSYEWNATIEKDGIKQHIAYIYYTDTIWTKHFSKPQKDKQYKYSINNSTFFNYDNDNEFIEVKKEISAVYYLDYSHIPKLSTKELQKNSSKAVLLWKK